In a single window of the Ciconia boyciana chromosome 7, ASM3463844v1, whole genome shotgun sequence genome:
- the JUN gene encoding transcription factor Jun, with translation MEPTFYEDALNASFVPPESSGYGYNNAKVLKQNMTLNLSDPSSNLKPHLRNKNADILTSPDVGLLKLASPELERLIIQSSNGLITTTPTPTQFLCPKNVTDEQEGFAEGFVRALAELHNQNTMPSVTSAAQPVNSGMAPVSSMAGNSSFNTNLHSEPPVYANLSNFNPNALNSAPNYNANNMGYAPQHHINPQMPVQHPRLQALKEEPQTVPEMPGETPPLSPIDMESQERIKAERKRMRNRIAASKCRKRKLERIARLEEKVKTLKAQNSELASTANMLREQVAQLKQKVMNHVNSGCQLMLTQQLQTF, from the coding sequence ATGGAGCCTACTTTCTACGAGGATGCCCTGAACGCCAGCTTCGTGCCGCCGGAGAGCAGCGGGTATGGATATAATAACGCCAAAGTGCTGAAGCAGAACATGACGCTGAACCTGTCCGACCCATCCAGCAACCTGAAGCCGCACCTGAGGAACAAGAACGCCGACATCCTCACCTCCCCCGACGTGGGACTCCTGAAACTAGCCTCGCCTGAACTGGAGCGGCTGATCATCCAGTCCAGCAACGGGTTAATCACCACCACGCCGACCCCGACGCAGTTCCTCTGCCCCAAAAATGTCACCGACGAGCAAGAGGGGTTCGCGGAAGGCTTTGTGAGAGCTCTGGCGGAACTGCACAACCAGAACACCATGCCCAGCGTTACCTCCGCTGCTCAACCTGTTAACAGCGGCATGGCACCTGTGTCCTCTATGGCTGGCAACAGTAGTTTCAATACGAATTTGCACAGCGAGCCCCCAGTGTACGCCAATCTCAGCAACTTCAACCCCAACGCGCTCAACTCTGCGCCTAACTACAACGCGAACAACATGGGCTATGCACCTCAGCATCACATAAACCCCCAGATGCCCGTGCAGCATCCCAGGCTTCAGGCTTTGAAAGAAGAGCCTCAGACTGTACCTGAAATGCCAGGGGAAACTCCTCCCCTGTCCCCTATTGACATGGAGTCACAGGAGAGAATCAAAGCCGAGAGAAAACGCATGAGAAACAGAATTGCGGCATCCAAATGCCGGAAAAGGAAGTTGGAAAGGATTGCCAGGttggaagaaaaagtgaaaactttGAAAGCCCAGAACTCAGAGCTGGCATCCACTGCCAACATGCTCAGAGAACAGGTTGCACAGCTTAAGCAGAAGGTCATGAACCATGTCAACAGCGGGTGCCAGCTAATGCTAACACAACAGTTGCAAACGTTTTGA
- the LOC140655014 gene encoding CARD- and ANK-domain containing inflammasome adapter protein-like, whose amino-acid sequence MIMHSTSLFTNPYAIEVLRTKKQELVEGINDPDHLLNWLIDNGIFTPEKKMVMSFYRTRTEKNSRVLDILISQGERACRLFFYPCLKQVEPKLYSKMRKYVSEVNESIGDARRQLVGYLLEKDKVWFENSSEWHQEKKDSPRRKKQEWASKKKGKETQLSRAAKPRKDHSDVGIFDAVAKGYLSELEKTLEDNDINALNSSSETLLHIAAANGHLTIMEYLISKGAKPDVKDKKGRTPLHRAAEKGHGDAVKALLRGGAYMYSLDTEGKTPLHLAAQNNHSHILKMLLKEEARSYRNQHNYLHMAALKDESSLAKMLLKAGASTDGKDERGQTALSYAVSQGSENTAKVLLEAGASVDSNMAERAFNSNHPSIFKILLEYSKDLSSDIMESALFRAVQKNLHGTVAALIDRGTDVNAYNEMQYTPLLLACETGKAESAEVLIEKGANFGIKTPASDTALHLAVQAGAASIANLLLRKGMEVSLMNQADETPLHVAAVHNKGALVGLLVNAGAKINAVTKEFVTPLHIASQRGNTDVAQQLLHHKANVNVKDKQLKSPLHFAAERGDKTMVEMLLNANADPNTQDKEKKTPLHTAAVRGHLSIVEALLAKKGRLGAKDMDGCTPMHYAAIKGNTEIVKVLLTSGKNKNIDDRNIWRKTALHIAAEYGHSDLINLLLSHRAAINALDSSKDTPLHCACKAGHFNAANSLVNWSQGEKANLLAANSLRKTPLQVAEFNKTENQAQIVTLLKKKMLITK is encoded by the coding sequence ATGATCATGCATTCAACTAGCCTGTTTACAAATCCATATGCAATTGAAGTCCTAAGGACTAAAAAACAAGAGCTAGTAGAAGGCATAAACGACCCAGACCATCTTCTGAACTGGCTGATAGACAATGGTATTTTTaccccagaaaaaaagatggtcATGAGTTTCTACAGGACACGAACAGAAAAGAACTCTCGAGTATTAGACATACTAATTTCTCAAGGCGAACGAGCCTGCAGGCTCTTTTTTTATCCATGTTTAAAGCAAGTGGAGCCAAAACTTTATAGCAAGATGAGAAAATATGTCAGtgaagtaaatgaaagcatTGGAGATGCTAGAAGACAATTGGTAGGATATTTACTAGAAAAAGACAAGGTTTGGTTTGAAAATAGCAGTGAATggcaccaggaaaaaaaagacagtcctagaagaaaaaagcaagaatggGCTagtaagaagaaaggaaaagaaactcaACTTTCAAGAGCAGCAAAACCTAGAAAAGATCATTCTGATGTTGGCATCTTTGATGCAGTTGCTAAAGGCTATCTTTCTGAGTTAGAGAAAACATTGGAAGATAATGATATTAATGCACTAAACTCTTCAAGTGAAACACTTCTGCACATTGCAGCCGCTAATGGACATCTAACGATAATGGAATATTTGATCAGCAAAGGTGCTAAGCCAGAtgtgaaggacaagaaaggaagaacacCACTGCACAGGGCTGCTGAGAAAGGCCATGGTGATGCAGTGAAAGCGCTCCTCCGAGGTGGTGCTTATATGTACAGTTTGGATACAGAAGGCAAGACACCACTTCATTTGGCTGCACAGAATAACCACAGTCACATATTGAAGATGCTCCTGAAAGAAGAGGCAAGAAGCTACAGGAACCAGCACAACTATCTGCACATGGCAGCTCTTAAAGATGAGAGCAGTCTggcaaaaatgcttttaaaagctggtGCCTCCACTGATGGAAAGGATGAAAGAGGACAGACTGCTCTCAGTTATGCTGTTTCTCAGGGctctgaaaatactgcaaaagtACTGCTAGAAGCCGGAGCCAGTGTTGATTCCAACATGGCCGAAAGAGCCTTCAACAGCAACCACCCATCCATCTTCAAAATACTACTAGAATATTCTAAAGATTTGTCGTCTGACATAATGGAGTCCGCTCTTTTTAGAGCTGTACAGAAAAATCTGCATGGTACTGTGGCAGCTTTAATTGACAGAGGTACAGATGTAAACGCCTACAATGAAATGCAGTACACTCCTCTACTCCTGGCATGTGAAACAGGCAAAGCTGAATCAGCAGAAGTTCTAATCGAAAAGGGAGCGAACTTTGGAATAAAGACTCCTGCTTCAGACACAGCTTTGCATTTGGCAGTTCAAGCTGGGGCTGCTTCCATCGCAAATCTGCTTCTGCGCAAAGGGATGGAAGTTAGCCTTATGAACCAAGCCGATGAAACCCCACTCCATGTTGCTGCAGTTCATAATAAAGGAGCATTAGTTGGCCTTTTAGTTAATGCTGGGGCcaaaattaatgctgtcacTAAAGAGTTTGTTACTCCCCTGCATATTGCAAGTCAAAGAGGTAACACTGATGTTGCCCAACAGCTCTTGCACCACAAAGCCAATGTTAATGTTAAGGACAAGCAGTTAAAATCACCTTtacattttgctgctgaaaggggAGACAAAACAATGGTAGAGATGCTGCTGAACGCTAATGCTGACCCCAACACACaagacaaggagaaaaagactCCCCTGCACACTGCAGCTGTGAGAGGACATCTCAGTATTGTGGAAGCCCTGCTAGCTAAAAAAGGAAGACTTGGAGCTAAGGACATGGATGGATGTACTCCGATGCACTATGCAGCCATCAAAGGAAACACAGAGATCGTAAAAGTTCTTCTGACatcagggaaaaacaaaaatattgatgATAGAAACATTTGGAGAAAGACCGCACTGCATATTGCAGCGGAATATGGACACAGTGACTTGATAAATCTATTACTGAGCCACAGGGCAGCCATTAATGCCTTAGACAGCAGCAAGGATACCC